The Planctomicrobium piriforme genome window below encodes:
- a CDS encoding cadherin repeat domain-containing protein — protein MKRLDWLQQLRKQLFSAFSRPHGRRRHKISTAKVVQRLECRTLLTAAPAGNSVQISQDPSNPRLQFNPDVATDSSGDYIVAWDGYSKTGVRGVIARRFDTDGHAFGGELVVFRAPAAQPFYPEMTVKVAMDAAGDFVAVWTEGTLSESQGIFAQRYNSSGSKQGDVIRIQDGSIPDVAMDAAGDFVLTWKSQSSDGTNTVKMLSARAYDVTGVQHGGDVLLASSTTAAFTTPVVAMNAGGEFAVAWGEGYTTSYDHITTIQSRIYDLDVELLKARDPFVSGAELQMSSIAIDSNGDEIVVWNNDTHQYGSQGEDVYALLYQPGSDQPSNTRVNTTRRGEVQGQVAMDDARDVTVVWTSVRPGPDILGQQFQLTGNAGARQLTPVGKELMVSQERQQQSQPSVAMDPQGDFRVAWLSSYYGNGDGYGHNLSNKDFARRYDSDLTPDNLSVSSTSIAENKPIGTTVGSLHAHDPNSGVTLSYALVAGEGATDNASFQISGAKLLTAASFDFETKSSYSIRIRVTDSYGMAYEQSFVISVTNVNDSPVIGGFSGTAYYSAGGDPLGIARSATVTDDSADFHGGKLTVKLTTNAQGTDVLSIASQGIAAGQISTYNDKVRYAGVVIGTFTGGTNKVGLSVLLNAKATAEAVQALLRSITFSSTLADPTTLPRTVQAMLSDGDGGTSSPVSKTIAFV, from the coding sequence ATGAAACGTCTGGACTGGCTGCAGCAATTGCGAAAGCAACTTTTCTCGGCGTTCTCCAGGCCGCACGGGCGTCGGCGGCATAAAATATCCACTGCGAAAGTGGTGCAGCGGCTTGAATGTCGCACGTTGCTCACGGCGGCGCCAGCGGGCAACTCCGTGCAGATTTCGCAGGATCCCAGTAACCCGCGACTGCAATTCAATCCAGACGTTGCGACCGACTCCAGTGGCGATTACATCGTGGCCTGGGACGGCTATTCCAAGACAGGAGTTCGAGGCGTCATCGCCCGGCGGTTCGATACGGACGGACATGCCTTCGGGGGGGAACTTGTGGTCTTCCGGGCACCGGCCGCGCAGCCCTTTTACCCGGAGATGACCGTGAAGGTGGCGATGGACGCCGCTGGCGATTTCGTCGCCGTCTGGACAGAAGGGACTCTTTCCGAATCACAGGGGATTTTCGCTCAGCGCTACAACTCCTCCGGCAGCAAGCAGGGAGATGTGATTCGGATTCAGGATGGGTCGATTCCAGATGTGGCGATGGATGCCGCCGGGGATTTCGTGCTGACCTGGAAATCCCAATCAAGCGACGGCACGAATACCGTCAAGATGCTCTCCGCGCGGGCCTATGACGTAACGGGCGTGCAGCACGGAGGAGACGTGCTTCTGGCCTCATCGACAACCGCGGCATTCACGACCCCAGTTGTCGCCATGAATGCCGGCGGCGAATTCGCGGTAGCCTGGGGGGAAGGATATACGACCTCCTACGACCACATCACGACGATTCAGTCTCGGATTTACGATCTCGATGTTGAACTGCTGAAGGCGCGCGATCCCTTCGTCAGCGGTGCGGAATTGCAAATGTCGTCGATCGCCATCGACTCGAATGGTGATGAGATCGTCGTCTGGAATAACGATACGCATCAGTACGGTTCGCAAGGCGAAGACGTGTACGCCCTGCTGTATCAGCCCGGTTCTGATCAGCCGTCTAATACCCGCGTCAACACCACGCGTCGAGGAGAAGTTCAGGGGCAGGTTGCGATGGATGATGCGCGTGACGTGACCGTGGTTTGGACCAGCGTCCGGCCGGGGCCCGATATTCTGGGACAACAGTTCCAATTGACCGGTAATGCCGGCGCGCGTCAGTTGACCCCCGTCGGCAAGGAACTGATGGTCAGCCAGGAACGGCAACAGCAATCACAGCCGTCCGTGGCGATGGACCCGCAAGGAGACTTCAGGGTAGCCTGGCTGTCATCTTACTATGGGAATGGAGATGGGTACGGTCACAATCTCTCGAACAAAGACTTCGCCCGTCGTTACGACAGCGATCTGACTCCTGACAATCTCTCGGTCTCATCGACTTCGATTGCGGAAAACAAGCCGATTGGAACCACCGTGGGCAGCCTGCACGCCCATGACCCCAATTCGGGCGTGACGTTGAGTTATGCGCTCGTTGCAGGAGAGGGGGCGACCGATAACGCCAGTTTCCAGATCAGCGGGGCGAAACTGCTGACTGCGGCCAGTTTCGACTTTGAAACCAAGTCCAGCTACTCGATCCGGATTCGAGTTACCGATTCTTACGGAATGGCCTATGAACAATCGTTCGTCATCAGCGTGACGAATGTGAACGATTCTCCGGTGATCGGCGGCTTCAGCGGAACCGCGTACTACTCCGCCGGGGGCGATCCGCTGGGAATTGCCCGTAGTGCCACGGTGACCGACGACTCAGCCGATTTTCACGGCGGGAAACTGACGGTCAAACTCACGACGAATGCGCAGGGAACGGATGTTCTGTCGATCGCGAGCCAAGGGATCGCGGCGGGACAAATCAGTACCTACAACGACAAGGTCCGCTACGCCGGCGTGGTGATCGGGACATTCACAGGCGGCACAAACAAGGTTGGCCTGTCGGTCTTACTCAATGCCAAGGCGACAGCCGAAGCGGTCCAGGCGCTCCTGCGCAGCATCACCTTTAGCAGCACGCTGGCGGATCCCACGACGCTCCCTCGAACAGTTCAGGCGATGCTGAGCGACGGGGACGGAGGCACAAGCAGTCCGGTCAGCAAAACGATTGCATTCGTGTGA